In Silene latifolia isolate original U9 population chromosome 6, ASM4854445v1, whole genome shotgun sequence, the genomic window TCGGAGGAAGACGTTTTACTAGCGTCGAGTTGTCCAAAAAAGCGAGCCGGGAGGAAGAAGTTCAAGGAGACACGACACCCCGTATACAGGGGAGTGAGGCAGAGGAACGGGAATAGGTGGGTTTGCGAAGTACGCACACCCATCGACAACTCTAGGATATGGCTAGGCACATATCCTACAGCTGAGATGGCAGCCAGGGCTCACGACGTGGCTGCATTGGCCCTTAGGGGCCCTACAGCTTGCCTCAACTTTGCAGACTCTGCCTGGCGCCTGCCAATTCCAGCCTCGAATGACGCCCGTGATATTCAGCGAGCAGCGGCCGAGGCTGGGGAGTTATTCCGCCAGGCAGAGCTTCCTTTCGAGGAAGCTAGTCAGGACAACGAAATTTGTACCCATGAGACTGGAGTAACAAATAATAATAACCCTGAGACTGGAatgacaaataataataataataataataataataataataataataataataaccctAGTGATGAAGTTGCTTATATGGATGAGGAGGCATTTTTTAATATGCCTAGCTTGATAGACAATATGGCTCAAGGGTTGTTGCTTCCTCCACCTAGTAACTCATGGGGTGGAGAGGATGATGGAGGAAGTGATTGTGAAGTCTCATTGTGGAATcattaaaacaataaataaagcaCAAACTCGAGAGTCTGACCTTAGTACAAGTACCACCGAGTAGCGTTATCTCATTTTTGTTCATGCGCGTAACCCTAATCAAAAATAACTTTGCATCATTGCATGGAAGAAAATCAAAAAAAGAAGTAAGGAAGAGTGATATTTTGCATGTGTTTAATTTTTGTCTTTATTTTTTGGATATTCTAGCCATATATTTTTAGGCTAAGGTATCTCAACTAATGATTCATTATTATGTACTCCGTAGAAGGATTCTTCCTAGGTAATTTTTCTGTTTCTGATTTGTTCATTCATTAGAAACTCAACGATTGGAGTGAGCTTGCGAGCTAAGTAATGTAGAAGTGGTAGCCAAATTTAATTCAGTGTACTAATATTGTACGTTTCTATCTCGCAAATATTTTCTGTTTCAGGTGGATTCTACTTCTGTAGGGGTATAGAGTGTGCGGAAGCGAATAGATTCAGCTAA contains:
- the LOC141588685 gene encoding dehydration-responsive element-binding protein 1B-like — translated: MDHNFNAQCSNVASGSTSPTSEEDVLLASSCPKKRAGRKKFKETRHPVYRGVRQRNGNRWVCEVRTPIDNSRIWLGTYPTAEMAARAHDVAALALRGPTACLNFADSAWRLPIPASNDARDIQRAAAEAGELFRQAELPFEEASQDNEICTHETGVTNNNNPETGMTNNNNNNNNNNNNNNNNPSDEVAYMDEEAFFNMPSLIDNMAQGLLLPPPSNSWGGEDDGGSDCEVSLWNH